One stretch of Ktedonobacteraceae bacterium DNA includes these proteins:
- a CDS encoding LutB/LldF family L-lactate oxidation iron-sulfur protein has protein sequence MPSKSLPMFPQTAKKALTNSQLRSNLRKATTTIRDKRTAVVSELPDWEALRVAGSTIKAHVMRHLDDYLLQLEASVRRAGGQVHWARDASEANRVITKIVQDTGADRVVKVKSLTTDEIHLNQALAGAGIRAIETDLAELIIQLAGESSSHILVPAIHKNRAEIRDLFRQTIAQGQNLTDDPKQLAAAARHYLREQFLSAQVAISGANFAIAETGTICVVESEGNGRMCITLPQTLITVMGIEKILPTFQDLAVFLQLLPRSSTGERMNPYTSLWTGVTPGDGPQAFHLVLLDNGRTRVLADEVGRQALHCIRCSACLNICPVYARVGGHAYSSVYPGPIGAILTPQLLGIERAKSLPYASSLCGACYEVCPVKINIPEVLLHLRGEVTRHASPLNPEALVMRELAYIFASQQRYERAQRLARRGQGIFVRQGVINHLPGMLSGWTAARDLSPVPKQSFRDWWRAREKEDQP, from the coding sequence ATGCCATCCAAATCCTTGCCCATGTTCCCTCAGACCGCGAAAAAGGCCCTCACCAACAGCCAGCTGCGCAGCAACCTGCGCAAAGCCACCACCACCATCCGCGACAAGCGCACTGCCGTTGTCAGCGAACTACCCGACTGGGAAGCCTTGCGCGTAGCAGGATCGACTATCAAAGCCCACGTCATGCGCCACCTGGATGACTATTTATTGCAGCTCGAAGCCTCCGTCCGGCGTGCCGGAGGACAGGTCCATTGGGCACGCGACGCGTCCGAGGCGAACCGCGTTATTACGAAGATCGTCCAGGATACCGGCGCTGATCGCGTCGTCAAGGTCAAGTCCCTCACGACCGATGAGATTCATCTCAACCAGGCGCTGGCAGGGGCAGGTATCCGTGCTATCGAGACCGACCTGGCCGAACTCATCATCCAGCTTGCCGGCGAATCATCTTCCCATATCCTGGTGCCCGCCATTCATAAGAATAGAGCCGAGATACGCGACCTCTTCCGCCAGACCATCGCCCAGGGACAGAACCTCACCGACGACCCGAAGCAGCTCGCCGCCGCCGCGCGTCATTACCTGCGCGAGCAGTTCCTCTCGGCCCAGGTAGCCATCAGCGGCGCCAACTTCGCCATTGCTGAAACCGGCACCATCTGCGTCGTAGAGAGCGAGGGCAATGGACGCATGTGTATCACGCTGCCCCAGACGCTGATTACGGTCATGGGTATCGAGAAAATCCTGCCTACTTTCCAGGACCTTGCCGTCTTCCTGCAATTGCTGCCGCGCAGTTCCACCGGTGAGCGCATGAACCCCTATACCAGCCTCTGGACAGGCGTAACGCCTGGCGATGGCCCGCAGGCATTTCACCTGGTATTACTCGACAATGGTCGCACGCGTGTCCTGGCCGACGAGGTAGGTCGCCAGGCCTTACACTGCATCCGTTGCAGCGCCTGCCTCAATATCTGCCCTGTCTATGCTCGTGTGGGCGGGCATGCCTATAGCTCTGTCTATCCCGGCCCTATCGGCGCTATACTCACGCCGCAGTTGCTAGGTATCGAGCGGGCGAAAAGCTTACCCTATGCCTCCAGCCTCTGTGGGGCCTGCTACGAAGTCTGTCCGGTCAAGATCAATATTCCTGAAGTGCTGCTGCACTTGCGTGGTGAAGTGACACGTCATGCCTCGCCTCTCAATCCAGAGGCGCTGGTGATGCGAGAATTAGCGTACATCTTCGCCAGCCAGCAACGCTACGAACGCGCACAGCGACTGGCGCGACGCGGGCAAGGCATCTTCGTCCGTCAAGGCGTCATCAACCATTTGCCGGGCATGCTCTCAGGCTGGACCGCAGCCCGCGATCTCTCGCCTGTTCCAAAACAGAGCTTCCGCGACTGGTGGCGAGCGCGAGAGAAAGAGGATCAGCCATGA
- a CDS encoding citryl-CoA lyase, producing the protein MEYPTGIGTSDATSIHLLGHDLANELIGHVGFGELALWLATQQRPTPQQVRVFEAVLVSLADHGFTPTAIAARLTLYSAPDAFQGAMAAGLLGGGSRFLGVTEDTGRFLAGVLASVAGHLPETDEEWDELAREAVAGQRAAGRFVPGLGHPVHKTADPRTPVIIAIAEREGLRGPHLRLFEAIGRVHPEILGRKLPLNGAGVAGAALADLGLPPDLLRGVALLARAAGLLGQLAEELRHPIAPDIYAMVDRNAVYRPAASDDHSE; encoded by the coding sequence ATGGAATATCCTACCGGCATCGGGACATCTGATGCCACGAGTATTCACCTGCTTGGCCACGATCTTGCCAACGAACTGATTGGTCACGTCGGCTTTGGTGAGCTGGCCCTCTGGCTCGCCACACAGCAAAGACCGACACCCCAGCAGGTACGTGTGTTCGAGGCAGTGCTGGTCTCGCTGGCCGATCATGGCTTTACCCCAACCGCGATCGCTGCCCGCCTGACTCTATATAGCGCCCCGGATGCGTTCCAGGGGGCGATGGCGGCGGGCCTGCTGGGAGGCGGCTCGCGGTTCCTTGGCGTTACGGAAGATACCGGGCGTTTTCTGGCAGGCGTGCTGGCAAGCGTCGCGGGGCACCTTCCAGAGACCGATGAAGAATGGGATGAGCTTGCCCGCGAGGCCGTCGCAGGGCAACGAGCCGCGGGGCGCTTCGTTCCAGGATTGGGCCACCCGGTACATAAGACGGCTGATCCGCGAACCCCGGTGATCATCGCTATTGCCGAACGCGAGGGTCTGCGCGGCCCGCACCTGCGGCTGTTCGAGGCGATTGGCCGCGTCCACCCGGAGATACTTGGTCGCAAGCTGCCCCTCAACGGCGCTGGAGTGGCTGGAGCGGCCCTTGCCGACCTCGGGCTGCCACCGGATTTGCTGCGCGGCGTGGCATTGCTGGCGCGAGCGGCGGGACTGCTCGGTCAACTTGCTGAAGAGTTGCGCCATCCCATCGCACCCGATATCTACGCGATGGTAGACCGCAATGCCGTATACCGGCCAGCAGCGAGCGACGACCATTCAGAATAG
- a CDS encoding maleylpyruvate isomerase N-terminal domain-containing protein encodes MMPANPMDYNSKDLVLDIARTERAKFYDIIDNPDNWYVQTRCEDWQVRDMVGHMIDVTEGYLAAWEMDRRGETGTPLGLGIMSERLNEHAQAFRSLPREEAIARLKSDSDQAFAIFEGLTADEWMGKTIPHPYMGPIPTCFYPSFQIIDYGIHTWDMKWGLGDKTGKLEERTAGILMPYMFIVMQYTVDEESARGVDAVIGIIVDGEWGGQWRATIRDGQFICVPADNLDDVQAIFHFKDASDFVLTTYQRFPGGETSGDPRIIDQVRHLFFRI; translated from the coding sequence ATGATGCCAGCCAACCCGATGGATTACAATAGCAAAGACCTCGTACTTGATATAGCACGCACCGAGCGCGCTAAATTCTATGACATCATTGACAATCCCGATAACTGGTACGTCCAGACGCGTTGCGAGGATTGGCAAGTGCGCGATATGGTCGGCCATATGATCGATGTGACCGAGGGCTATCTGGCGGCCTGGGAGATGGATCGCCGGGGCGAAACCGGCACTCCGCTTGGCCTGGGGATCATGAGCGAGCGGCTCAATGAACATGCGCAGGCATTCCGCAGCCTGCCACGCGAAGAAGCCATCGCCCGGCTCAAAAGCGACTCAGATCAGGCATTCGCTATTTTCGAGGGCCTTACCGCCGATGAATGGATGGGGAAAACCATCCCTCACCCCTATATGGGTCCAATTCCAACCTGCTTCTATCCTTCCTTCCAGATCATCGACTATGGCATTCACACGTGGGATATGAAATGGGGCCTGGGAGACAAAACGGGCAAGCTCGAGGAGCGCACCGCCGGTATCTTGATGCCGTACATGTTTATCGTTATGCAGTATACGGTAGACGAGGAGTCGGCCAGGGGTGTTGATGCGGTCATTGGCATCATTGTCGATGGCGAATGGGGTGGTCAGTGGCGCGCTACTATCAGGGATGGACAGTTCATTTGCGTCCCGGCTGACAACCTTGATGATGTGCAGGCCATTTTCCACTTCAAAGATGCATCAGATTTTGTACTTACGACCTACCAACGCTTTCCGGGCGGCGAGACGAGCGGCGATCCCAGAATAATCGACCAGGTTCGCCATCTCTTCTTCAGGATATAG
- a CDS encoding (Fe-S)-binding protein has translation MRVALFITCFNDTLFPHVGIATTQLLERLGLTVDFPEAQTCCGQMHFNTGYQRESIPLVRHFVEVFRNAEVIVAPSASCVGMVRELYPRAAAISSDKALIEDVEQLIPRVYELSEFLVKRLGVTDVGAYYPHRVTYHPTCHSLRVLHVGDAPLQLLRAVKGIDLVELPNARECCGFGGTFAIKNADTSLAMLSDKMRCVLDTGAEVLCAADTSCLMHIGGGLHRQRAGVATVHLAEILARTESEVA, from the coding sequence ATGAGGGTTGCGCTCTTTATCACATGCTTTAACGATACGCTCTTTCCTCATGTCGGCATCGCTACGACGCAATTGCTGGAACGGCTCGGCCTCACTGTGGACTTCCCAGAAGCGCAGACGTGTTGCGGGCAGATGCACTTCAATACCGGCTACCAGCGCGAATCCATCCCGCTGGTACGGCACTTCGTCGAAGTGTTTCGCAATGCAGAAGTGATTGTTGCACCCTCCGCGTCGTGCGTTGGTATGGTGCGCGAACTATATCCCAGAGCCGCCGCAATTTCTAGCGACAAAGCGCTGATCGAAGACGTTGAACAACTCATCCCGCGCGTCTATGAACTCTCGGAGTTCCTGGTGAAACGCCTGGGCGTCACCGATGTAGGGGCCTACTATCCGCACCGCGTCACCTATCATCCAACCTGCCACAGCCTGCGTGTGCTACATGTTGGCGATGCGCCCTTACAACTCCTGCGAGCCGTCAAAGGCATCGACCTGGTAGAACTGCCCAACGCGCGCGAATGTTGTGGCTTTGGCGGCACCTTCGCTATCAAGAATGCCGATACATCCCTGGCGATGCTCAGCGACAAAATGCGCTGCGTGCTGGATACCGGCGCGGAAGTGTTGTGCGCTGCCGATACCTCCTGTTTGATGCACATCGGCGGAGGTCTGCATCGCCAGCGCGCCGGAGTCGCAACCGTTCACCTGGCCGAAATCCTGGCGCGCACCGAAAGCGAGGTCGCGTGA
- a CDS encoding lactate utilization protein C, protein MSNTARDVILARIRQSLANAPEPAPVPRDFRERDERDRAAILEDFIDRLVDYKAVVTRTSAANLPGAIANACQQLGVTRLVIPIDLPNNWMPAGITIVKDDPPLPYAELDASSAVLTGCAVAIAQTGTIILDSGTTQGRRALSLIPDRHLCVVHAEQVVGLVPEAIAWLADRKTSPITLISGPSATSDIELRRVEGVHGPRTLHVFVVDKP, encoded by the coding sequence ATGAGCAACACCGCTAGAGATGTTATACTCGCGCGCATTCGTCAGTCCCTTGCCAACGCGCCCGAACCAGCGCCGGTGCCGCGCGATTTCCGCGAACGGGATGAGCGCGACCGCGCCGCCATCCTCGAAGATTTCATTGACAGGCTGGTTGATTACAAAGCCGTCGTCACGCGCACCAGTGCTGCCAATTTGCCCGGCGCTATTGCGAATGCTTGCCAGCAGCTGGGCGTCACTCGACTGGTGATTCCAATAGATCTGCCCAACAATTGGATGCCGGCAGGTATCACCATAGTAAAGGATGATCCACCGCTCCCCTATGCTGAACTGGACGCAAGCTCCGCCGTGCTCACCGGCTGCGCCGTGGCCATCGCTCAAACGGGCACAATTATCCTGGATAGCGGGACAACCCAGGGCAGGCGCGCGTTATCGCTGATTCCAGATCGACATCTCTGCGTCGTGCATGCGGAACAGGTGGTCGGGCTGGTTCCCGAAGCCATCGCCTGGCTCGCGGATCGCAAAACCTCTCCCATCACGCTCATATCCGGGCCATCAGCCACCAGTGATATCGAACTTCGCCGCGTTGAAGGCGTGCATGGCCCGCGCACCCTGCATGTCTTCGTCGTGGACAAGCCCTGA
- a CDS encoding FGGY-family carbohydrate kinase translates to MVTRNIAAVDLGAESGRVMLARFDGRQLSLEEVHRFPNRPVMVRGHRFWNILALWDEVLTGLRKARQVTGGLDSIGVDSWAVDYGLLDAQGLLLGLPFHYRDSRTEGVMAQVFARIPRDVLYRRTGIQFLPINTLFQLYAHERMQPGALAHAHRLLMIPDLLHGWLCGSLMTEQTNASTTQCWDPLAKTWTNDLLEQLSIPTSIFPPAIEAGVALGEVLPELRADLGAARVIAPATHDTGSAIAATPARFSRDWGYISSGTWSLVGVELARPIMTPEAQAANCTNEGGVFGTTRFLKNVMGLWLLQECRRHWAHNGYVTDYETLLAEVDAVSPFAALIDPDDPRFLAPQDMPDAINGYLQEHQQAPLSSPAAFARCIMESLVLRYCEVFHQIGRLTGAMINTVHILGGGARNTRLNQWLADALDRPVIAGPYEATALGNALMQLAGLGELSGLQEVRSMARNAPTRVFTPRAAQRAAWDGAAQRFATLVSHRPVS, encoded by the coding sequence ATGGTCACACGCAATATAGCTGCCGTCGATCTGGGTGCGGAAAGTGGACGCGTGATGCTAGCGCGCTTCGATGGGCGACAATTAAGCCTGGAGGAGGTGCATCGTTTCCCCAATCGGCCGGTGATGGTGCGTGGCCATCGCTTCTGGAATATCCTCGCGCTCTGGGATGAAGTCCTCACAGGACTGCGCAAGGCACGTCAGGTTACTGGCGGGCTGGACAGTATTGGCGTAGATAGCTGGGCGGTTGATTATGGTCTGCTGGATGCGCAAGGTTTGCTACTCGGCCTGCCTTTCCATTATCGCGACTCACGTACAGAGGGCGTGATGGCGCAGGTCTTCGCGCGTATTCCTCGCGATGTCCTCTACCGGCGCACGGGTATCCAGTTTCTGCCCATTAACACGCTCTTCCAGCTCTACGCCCACGAACGCATGCAGCCGGGAGCATTGGCCCATGCCCATCGCTTGCTGATGATCCCCGACCTGCTGCATGGCTGGCTGTGTGGGTCGCTTATGACCGAGCAAACCAACGCCTCCACCACGCAATGCTGGGACCCTCTCGCGAAAACCTGGACGAACGATCTGCTGGAGCAACTCTCCATCCCCACAAGCATCTTTCCCCCTGCCATCGAAGCTGGCGTCGCGCTGGGCGAGGTGTTGCCAGAATTGCGTGCAGATCTCGGCGCGGCGAGGGTGATTGCCCCGGCGACACACGATACCGGTTCGGCGATTGCGGCCACTCCGGCGCGATTCTCGCGTGATTGGGGTTATATCAGTTCCGGCACATGGTCGCTGGTGGGAGTAGAGCTTGCGCGTCCGATCATGACGCCGGAAGCGCAGGCCGCCAATTGTACGAACGAGGGTGGCGTATTTGGCACGACGCGCTTCCTTAAGAACGTGATGGGACTATGGCTGTTGCAGGAATGCCGCCGGCACTGGGCACATAATGGGTATGTGACGGACTACGAAACCCTGCTGGCCGAAGTGGATGCTGTTTCGCCATTTGCTGCTCTGATCGACCCGGATGACCCCCGCTTTCTGGCGCCGCAGGATATGCCGGACGCAATCAATGGGTATCTCCAGGAGCATCAACAGGCCCCGCTTTCCTCACCGGCGGCCTTTGCGCGTTGTATAATGGAGAGCCTGGTGCTGCGCTATTGCGAGGTGTTTCACCAGATCGGTCGCTTGACCGGCGCCATGATCAACACCGTCCATATTCTTGGTGGCGGAGCGCGCAACACGCGCCTGAATCAATGGCTGGCAGACGCGCTCGACAGGCCGGTAATTGCCGGACCCTATGAGGCGACAGCGCTGGGTAACGCGTTGATGCAACTGGCCGGTCTGGGTGAACTGAGCGGACTGCAAGAGGTACGTTCCATGGCTCGCAACGCACCCACACGCGTCTTTACGCCGCGAGCAGCTCAACGTGCGGCCTGGGACGGGGCCGCGCAACGCTTCGCCACGCTGGTCTCTCACAGGCCCGTCTCATGA
- a CDS encoding IclR family transcriptional regulator C-terminal domain-containing protein encodes MMRGETGPDFIEALARGLDVIRAFEPNRPTMTLSEVAAATGLARPTARRMLLTLEELGYVRIAQGGFALTPRVLELGMAYIGSTSIWEIARPHMERLVSFTGESSSLAQLDGSDIVYVARVAVPKIITLAVTIGTRFPALQTSLGKVLLAELPPDELERVLAQPGRSGITPLWQPDREERDRVLREVRTRGWALTDEHLAYGIRSIAAPIRGCNDQVVAALNVCVHAAETSIEVLTGKYLPRLLQTAAAISGDWVRWQGRPQITLGTRATSDAP; translated from the coding sequence ATGATGCGAGGCGAAACAGGACCCGACTTTATCGAGGCGCTGGCACGTGGCCTGGATGTCATCCGCGCATTCGAGCCTAACCGGCCAACGATGACGCTCAGCGAGGTGGCTGCCGCTACCGGTCTGGCCCGACCGACGGCGCGCCGCATGCTGCTGACGTTGGAGGAACTGGGCTATGTCCGCATAGCGCAGGGAGGGTTTGCCCTAACTCCACGCGTGCTGGAACTGGGTATGGCCTATATCGGCTCGACCAGCATCTGGGAGATAGCTCGCCCGCACATGGAGCGGCTGGTCAGCTTTACCGGCGAATCTTCCTCGCTCGCGCAACTCGATGGCTCTGATATCGTCTACGTCGCGCGTGTCGCCGTACCCAAAATCATCACCCTGGCGGTCACCATCGGCACGCGCTTTCCGGCCCTTCAGACCTCGCTCGGAAAAGTGCTGCTCGCGGAGCTGCCGCCAGATGAACTGGAACGAGTGCTCGCACAGCCAGGTCGCTCCGGCATTACACCACTCTGGCAGCCGGATAGAGAGGAGCGCGACCGCGTTCTGAGGGAGGTGCGAACGAGGGGCTGGGCGCTCACCGATGAACACCTGGCATATGGCATTCGCTCGATAGCCGCGCCTATTCGCGGCTGTAACGATCAGGTCGTTGCCGCGCTTAACGTTTGTGTTCACGCGGCGGAAACCAGCATCGAGGTACTGACCGGAAAGTATCTTCCCAGGCTGTTGCAGACCGCGGCCGCCATCAGCGGCGACTGGGTGCGATGGCAAGGCAGGCCGCAGATCACGCTTGGGACAAGGGCCACGAGCGACGCACCTTGA
- a CDS encoding VOC family protein produces MSTIQAQGVHHITFVGSNREATIDFYEGVLGMPLVMEQPNLDVPEETHLYFDAGDGRLITFFVRPSRVNDPTPNPEGIGNLHHLAYTVSRATYTQVAQRLNERGIWNTGNIDRGFMDSIYFRDPNGQLLEMACYKFVPPEGYSVVDVLVTAHRIRVAAGAYSIQDTHLADAIAELTRRKGISISEVVPA; encoded by the coding sequence ATGTCTACAATACAAGCTCAAGGTGTTCACCATATCACTTTCGTCGGTTCTAACCGGGAGGCGACCATCGATTTCTATGAGGGTGTGCTGGGGATGCCGCTGGTGATGGAGCAGCCCAACCTTGATGTGCCAGAAGAGACGCATCTCTACTTTGACGCGGGCGATGGGCGATTGATTACGTTCTTCGTGCGCCCTTCACGGGTAAACGATCCAACTCCCAATCCAGAGGGTATTGGCAACCTGCATCACCTCGCTTATACCGTCTCGCGTGCCACGTATACCCAGGTCGCTCAACGCCTCAACGAGCGTGGCATCTGGAATACAGGCAACATCGACCGCGGCTTTATGGACTCGATCTACTTCAGGGACCCGAACGGGCAACTCCTCGAGATGGCCTGCTACAAGTTCGTTCCGCCGGAAGGCTATAGCGTTGTCGATGTGCTTGTCACAGCCCATCGCATTCGGGTGGCTGCCGGCGCCTACAGTATCCAGGATACGCACCTGGCCGATGCGATTGCCGAGTTGACCAGGCGTAAGGGGATTTCCATCAGTGAAGTGGTCCCGGCATAG
- a CDS encoding uroporphyrinogen decarboxylase family protein: MAEMLLTTVVGSYPQPEWLVDRKNLRSRLPPRIRAREIWRIPEPLLQEAQDDATLLAIRDMERAGVDIISDGEMRRESYSNRFATALDGMDLDNPGVALDRTGHANPVPRVVGPIRRLHPVEVRDVEFLRRNTNRRIKITVPGPFTVTQQAQDDYYHDEKALALDVAAAVNEEIKSLQAAGADVVQIDEPYLQARPEKARAYGVEVINRALEGIEGTTALHLCFGYAAIVHNRPPQYSFLTELRDCVVRQISIEAAQPRLDLSVLRAFPDKTMIVGVLDLGDMEVETPETVAERIRNALQYIEPERLVLAPDCGMKYLPREVAFGKLRALVEGARMVRQELEEARL; encoded by the coding sequence ATGGCAGAGATGCTGCTGACGACGGTTGTGGGAAGCTACCCTCAACCCGAGTGGCTGGTTGACCGCAAAAACTTACGGAGCCGGTTACCACCGCGCATCCGGGCGCGAGAAATCTGGCGCATCCCCGAGCCTTTGCTGCAAGAGGCACAGGACGATGCCACGCTGCTCGCCATTCGTGACATGGAGCGCGCCGGAGTCGATATTATTTCTGATGGGGAGATGCGCAGAGAGAGCTACTCCAATCGCTTCGCTACGGCGCTGGATGGGATGGATCTCGATAATCCGGGGGTGGCGCTGGATCGCACAGGTCATGCTAATCCTGTCCCACGCGTTGTCGGCCCGATCCGTCGCTTACACCCGGTCGAGGTGCGCGACGTGGAGTTTTTGCGGCGCAACACCAACCGCCGTATCAAAATCACGGTGCCAGGCCCTTTCACGGTCACCCAGCAGGCGCAGGATGACTATTACCACGATGAGAAAGCGCTAGCGTTGGATGTGGCGGCGGCGGTGAATGAGGAGATCAAGAGCCTGCAAGCTGCCGGAGCCGATGTGGTGCAGATCGATGAACCGTACCTGCAAGCGAGGCCGGAGAAGGCGAGAGCCTATGGGGTAGAGGTCATCAATCGCGCGCTGGAAGGAATTGAGGGGACTACGGCGCTGCACCTGTGCTTTGGGTATGCAGCCATCGTTCACAACCGGCCGCCCCAGTACTCGTTCCTCACGGAGTTGCGTGATTGCGTGGTGAGGCAGATTTCGATTGAGGCCGCTCAACCGCGCCTCGACCTCTCTGTGCTGCGCGCATTTCCAGATAAAACCATGATTGTGGGCGTGCTGGACCTGGGCGATATGGAGGTGGAGACGCCAGAGACGGTCGCCGAAAGAATACGCAACGCCTTACAGTACATAGAGCCGGAACGCCTGGTGCTTGCCCCGGATTGTGGTATGAAATACCTGCCACGAGAAGTCGCTTTTGGTAAGCTGCGCGCGCTGGTGGAAGGTGCCAGGATGGTGCGACAGGAGCTAGAGGAGGCCAGGCTCTAG
- a CDS encoding CoA transferase, giving the protein MPEQEHERTRQEANSRPAPLDGLLVADFSRVLAGPYCTMLLGDLGATVIKVESPAGDDTRNWLPPERDGVATYYLAINRNKRSVILDFNNPDDLQLAQELAARADIFIENFKPGGLKRFGLDYDAIQQRNPAIIYASISGFGTAQGASLPGYDLIVQAMSGLMSLTGDPDGPAYRSGISVFDVMAGLHTTIGILAALNYRNHTGQGQHVETSLYATAMSGMVNQTSAYVSGGVVPHRMGNAHPSLFPYEPLPTADQALIIAAGNNGQFARLCEILGLPELPHDPRFVNTKDRTRNREALRPLLVERLRTRPAQEWFRLLTAAGVPCGPINSVDQGVAFAREIGLNPVVEVGSGDNALPMVRHPILFSLTPPRYKLPPPALGQDNEQIRAWLSQGESTGAEGLDIDSPSSEEG; this is encoded by the coding sequence ATGCCAGAGCAGGAACATGAGAGAACCAGGCAAGAAGCCAATTCGCGGCCCGCTCCACTTGATGGCCTGCTGGTCGCCGACTTCTCACGAGTGCTGGCCGGCCCATATTGCACAATGCTGCTGGGTGATCTAGGGGCGACCGTGATCAAGGTCGAAAGCCCCGCCGGAGATGATACGCGCAACTGGCTACCGCCTGAACGGGATGGAGTAGCCACCTACTACCTGGCCATTAACCGCAACAAGCGTTCGGTCATCCTCGATTTTAACAACCCCGACGACCTGCAACTGGCTCAAGAACTGGCGGCACGTGCCGATATCTTCATCGAAAATTTCAAGCCCGGTGGCCTCAAGCGTTTCGGGCTGGATTATGACGCCATCCAGCAGCGCAATCCTGCCATCATCTATGCCTCCATCAGTGGTTTCGGAACCGCGCAGGGAGCGTCGCTGCCCGGTTATGATCTCATCGTGCAAGCCATGTCCGGCTTAATGAGCCTGACGGGTGATCCCGATGGCCCGGCTTATCGCTCCGGCATCTCAGTATTCGATGTGATGGCCGGGCTGCACACAACCATCGGCATTCTGGCCGCCCTCAACTATCGCAACCATACGGGCCAGGGCCAGCACGTGGAAACGAGCCTGTATGCTACTGCCATGTCGGGCATGGTCAATCAGACATCCGCGTATGTCTCCGGTGGCGTTGTTCCGCACCGCATGGGCAACGCCCATCCCAGCCTGTTCCCCTACGAGCCGCTGCCAACAGCGGATCAGGCCCTCATCATCGCTGCCGGCAACAATGGGCAATTCGCCAGGCTTTGCGAGATTCTTGGCCTTCCTGAGCTGCCACATGATCCCCGGTTTGTCAATACCAAAGATCGCACCCGCAACCGCGAGGCCTTGCGCCCATTGCTGGTGGAGCGACTGCGCACGAGGCCGGCGCAGGAGTGGTTCCGCTTATTAACGGCAGCCGGGGTGCCGTGTGGCCCGATCAACAGTGTCGATCAAGGAGTCGCATTCGCGCGCGAAATTGGACTCAATCCCGTGGTGGAGGTCGGCAGCGGAGATAATGCCCTGCCTATGGTTCGTCATCCAATTTTGTTTTCGCTGACGCCACCGCGCTACAAGCTGCCGCCCCCGGCGCTCGGTCAGGATAACGAGCAGATTCGCGCCTGGCTCAGTCAAGGGGAAAGCACCGGCGCGGAAGGACTCGATATAGATAGTCCTTCCTCAGAGGAGGGCTGA